A single region of the Salvia splendens isolate huo1 chromosome 18, SspV2, whole genome shotgun sequence genome encodes:
- the LOC121776924 gene encoding histone H1-like: IDASFFTKLKQIGFFLQSRPSPQSLTLNAWNPRFRRRFNPGSRRGFQHSSSPYAIAKYMEDTHKSVLPANFRKILGLQLKKSVAKGKLNKIKASYKLSDAGKKATATKPVVKKAAAPATKKSKAVAVVGTKRKAEVVKKVAAKKPVKKAATPVKAKQPKSIKSPAAERARRAVAV, from the coding sequence ATCGACGCCTCtttcttcacaaaattaaaacaaatcgGCTTCTTTCTTCAATCACGTCCATCTCCTCAATCTCTCACTTTGAACGCTTGGAACCCTAGATTTCGCCGGCGATTCAACCCAGGTTCTCGCCGGGGATTCCAACATAGTTCGAGCCCTTACGCGATTGCGAAGTACATGGAGGACACGCACAAATCTGTTCTGCCGGCCAATTTCAGGAAGATTCTAGGGCTCCAACTCAAAAAATCTGTTGCGAAGGGGAAATTAAACAAAATCAAGGCCTCGTACAAGTTATCCGATGCCGGAAAGAAGGCGACGGCGACGAAGCCGGTTGTGAAGAAAGCTGCTGCACCTGCCACTAAAAAATCGAAGGCGGTTGCTGTTGTGGGAACTAAGAGGAAGGCGGAGGTGGTGAAGAAGGTGGCGGCGAAGAAGCCTGTGAAGAAGGCGGCGACTCCGGTGAAGGCGAAGCAGCCTAAGAGCATAAAATCCCCTGCTGCTGAGAGGGCGAGGAGGGCTGTTGCTGTGTGA
- the LOC121777768 gene encoding nucleoside diphosphate kinase 1-like, giving the protein MCLGTSIYIYILQSQFSNKIHSAKMEQTFIMIKPDGVQRGLVGEIIGRFEKKGFTLKGLKLVTVDRAFAEKHYADLSAKPFFNGLVEYIVSGPVVAMVWEGKNVVATGRKIIGATNPAESAPGTIRGDYAIDIGRNVIHGSDAVESGRKEIALWFPEGIAEWRSSLHSWIYE; this is encoded by the exons ATGTGCCTTGgcacatctatatatatatatatacttcaaTCGCAGTTCTCAAACAAAATTCATTCAGCAAAAATGGAGCAGACCTTTATTATGATCAAGCCCGATGGCGTCCAAAGGGGCCTG GTTGGTGAGATTATTGGCAGGTTTGAGAAGAAGGGTTTCACTTTGAAAG GGTTGAAGCTTGTGACCGTTGATCGTGCTTTTGCTGAGAAGCACTATGCCGATTTATCTGCAAAGCCCTTCTTCAATGGCCTCGTTGAGTACATTGTCTCGGGCCCTGTTGTTGCCATGGTGTGGGAGGGCAAGAATGTTGTAGCCACCGGCAGAAAGATCATCGGTGCCACCAACCCTGCTGAGTCTGCCCCTGGCACCATCCGTGGTGATTACGCCATTGATATTGGCAG GAATGTGATTCATGGCAGTGATGCTGTGGAGAGTGGAAGGAAGGAGATTGCTCTATGGTTCCCAGAGGGGATCGCGGAATGGAGGAGCAGCCTTCACTCTTGGATCTACGAATAG
- the LOC121776423 gene encoding pentatricopeptide repeat-containing protein At1g11290, chloroplastic-like codes for MSSLLLPRTAPPLLSAASPFLSPRVYIPPHVYRHPAAILLELCTSLKELHQFLPLIIKNGLYSEHFFQTKLVSLFSKFGSMADAAKVFDPIESKVDPLYHTLLKGYAHQSNLDGAFKLFARMRHDAVEPVVYNYTSLLKACADDFDSRRGKEIHAQLVLSGLSANLYAMTSLMNLYAKCGAVQDAYKVFERMPARDLVCWNTVIACFAQNGMPRRALDLVAGMQEERHKLDLVTVVSVLPAVADLGDLRIGRSIHAYVFRHGLDSYVNVATALLHMYAKCGAIGIARTIFDSMSSRTVVSWNSMIDAYAQNGDSEEALRLFQKMQYVGLKPSNVTVMGALHACADLGDIKRGQSVHEPVKQLGLDSDASVMNSLISMYCKCRRADLAAELFGKLRGKTLVSWNAMILGYAQNGFIMEAISLFGAMQEQNVRRDSFTLVSVITAVAELSLVTQAKWIHGVVIRACLDKDVYVMTALVDMYAKCGAIHTARKVFDMLGERHVTTWNAMIDGYGTHGFGKEAVQLFDEMCRGDIPPNDITFLCVISACSHSGLVEEGRSYFAIMKERYGLEPAMDHYGAMVDLLGRAGKLDEAWGFIQMMPVEPGINVYGAMLGACKIHKNVDLGEEAADKLFELEPSDGGYHVLLANMYVIAAMWEKVAKVRSLMQKKGIQKTPGCSSVDLRNEVHTFYSGSTSHPQSEKIYAYLSKLLERIKAAGYMPDTSSIHDVEDDLREQFLNTHSEMLAISFALMNTREGTTIHIRKNLRVCGDCHNATMFISLATKREIIVRDMHRFHHFKNGTCSCGGYW; via the coding sequence ATGAGCTCGCTGCTGCTGCCGCGCACAGCGCCGCCGTTGCTCTCCGCCGCGTCTCCATTCCTTTCACCTAGGGTCTACATCCCTCCACATGTGTACAGACACCCAGCCGCCATCCTCCTAGAGCTCTGCACTTCCCTGAAAGAGCTCCACCAATTCCTCCCCCTCATCATAAAAAACGGCCTCTACAGCGAGCACTTCTTCCAAACCAAGCTCGTCAGCCTCTTCTCCAAATTCGGGAGCATGGCCGACGCCGCCAAAGTGTTCGACCCCATCGAATCCAAGGTCGACCCCCTCTACCACACCCTCCTCAAAGGCTACGCCCACCAATCCAATCTCGATGGCGCTTTCAAGCTCTTCGCTCGGATGAGGCACGACGCCGTCGAGCCTGTTGTCTATAATTACACCTCTCTGCTCAAAGCCTGCGCGGATGATTTCGATTCCAGAAGGGGAAAGGAGATTCACGCGCAGCTGGTGTTGAGCGGATTGTCCGCGAATTTGTATGCTATGACTAGTTTGATGAACCTCTATGCCAAATGCGGTGCGGTCCAGGATGCGTATAAGGTGTTCGAGAGAATGCCTGCGAGGGATTTGGTGTGCTGGAACACTGTGATTGCTTGTTTTGCGCAGAATGGGATGCCGAGAAGGGCGTTGGATTTAGTGGCTGGGATGCAGGAGGAAAGGCATAAGCTTGATTTGGTCACTGTGGTTTCGGTTTTGCCAGCCGTTGCTGATCTTGGGGATTTGAGGATTGGGAGATCGATTCACGCATATGTTTTTCGACATGGGTTGGATTCGTATGTGAATGTTGCTACTGCCTTGTTGCACATGTATGCCAAATGTGGAGCGATTGGGATTGCTCGGACCATCTTTGATTCAATGAGTTCAAGAACCGTTGTGTCGTGGAACTCTATGATCGATGCTTATGCTCAAAATGGGGATTCAGAGGAGGCATTGCGTCTTTTCCAAAAGATGCAATATGTGGGATTGAAGCCTAGTAATGTTACTGTTATGGGAGCTCTGCACGCGTGTGCGGATTTGGGTGATATAAAGCGCGGTCAGTCTGTCCACGAGCCGGTTAAGCAGTTAGGGCTCGATTCTGATGCCTCTGTCATGAATTCTCTGATTTCAATGTATTGCAAGTGCAGGAGAGCTGATCTAGCTGCTGAATTGTTCGGTAAACTTAGAGGGAAAACGCTGGTTTCTTGGAACGCGATGATATTAGGGTATGCCCAGAATGGCTTCATAATGGAAGCCATCAGCCTCTTTGGTGCAATGCAGGAACAGAACGTGAGGCGTGATTCGTTCACATTGGTGAGTGTCATCACTGCTGTGGCCGAGTTGTCGTTGGTGACGCAGGCGAAGTGGATCCATGGAGTGGTGATAAGGGCATGCTTGGACAAGGATGTTTACGTGATGACTGCTCTTGTTGACATGTACGCCAAGTGTGGAGCTATTCACACTGCAAGAAAGGTGTTCGATATGTTGGGGGAGAGGCATGTCACGACGTGGAACGCCATGATAGATGGATACGGAACCCATGGTTTCGGGAAGGAGGCTGTGCAGCTGTTTGACGAGATGTGCAGAGGGGACATACCCCCGAACGACATAACATTCTTGTGTGTGATCTCAGCTTGCAGCCACTCAGGCCTTGTAGAGGAAGGCCGCAGCTATTTCGCCATCATGAAGGAGAGGTACGGCCTAGAGCCGGCAATGGATCATTACGGAGCCATGGTGGACCTTCTTGGCCGAGCTGGCAAGCTCGACGAGGCTTGGGGGTTCATCCAGATGATGCCCGTGGAGCCAGGGATCAATGTGTATGGCGCCATGCTGGGAGCTTGCAAGATCCACAAGAATGTGGATttgggagaagaagctgctgatAAGCTCTTTGAGCTGGAGCCTAGCGATGGTGGATATCACGTTCTGCTCGCGAATATGTACGTGATTGCAGCAATGTGGGAGAAGGTGGCGAAGGTGAGAAGCTTGATGCAGAAGAAAGGGATCCAGAAAACTCCAGGGTGCAGCTCGGTAGATCTGAGGAACGAGGTGCACACGTTCTACTCAGGGAGCACGAGCCACCCTCAGTCAGAGAAGATCTACGCGTACCTGAGCAAGCTTTTGGAGAGGATAAAGGCAGCCGGGTACATGCCAGACACCAGCTCGATCCATGATGTGGAAGACGACCTGCGGGAGCAGTTTCTGAACACGCACAGCGAGATGCTAGCCATCTCATTTGCGCTGATGAATACGAGGGAGGGCACCACCATCCACATCCGGAAGAATCTGAGGGTGTGTGGAGACTGCCACAATGCGACCATGTTTATATCTCTGGCCACAAAAAGAGAGATCATTGTGAGGGATATGCATAGGTTTCACCATTTCAAGAATGGGACATGTTCTTGTGGAGGATACTGGTGA
- the LOC121776275 gene encoding ELMO domain-containing protein A-like has translation MDERGGEGGSFVAVRRISQGLDRGSACHSTGSAAWLGRGLSCVCAQRRDFEDQPSFELTPAQEECLHRLQNRIDIGYDSSIPEHQEALKALWHAAFPGEQLYGLISEQWKEMGWQGKDPSTDFRGGGFISLENLLYFGRNFPKSFQDLLQKKEGDRAMWEYPFAVAGVNITFMLIQMLDFEAVKPRTLVGATFLKLLTENESAFDLLYCITFKLMDHIWLDMHASYMDFNTVMKATRHQLERELLQEDIVRLEDLPSYSLLSR, from the exons ATGGATGAAAGAGGGGGAGAAGGAGGATCGTTTGTTGCGGTGCGGCGAATTTCTCAAGGACTCGATCGAGGAAGTGCCTGTCATTCTACTG GATCTGCTGCGTGGCTAGGGAGAGGCCTTTCATGTGTTTGTGCTCAAAGAAGAGATTTTGAAGATCAGCCATCATTTGAGTTGACGCCTGCACAG GAAGAATGTCTACACAGGCTACAGAACCGCATTGATATTGGTTATGATAGTTCTATTCCCGAGCACCAG GAAGCTCTAAAGGCATTGTGGCATGCTGCCTTTCCCGGGGAGCAACTATATGGTTTAATATCAGAACAGTGGAAGGAAATGGGTTGGCAGGGGAAAGATCCATCAACAGATTTTAG GGGTGGTGGTTTCAtatcattggaaaatttgttaTACTTTGGAAGGAACTTTCCG AAATCTTTTCAGGATCTTCTTCAGAAGAAAGAGGGTGACCGAGCAATGTGGGAATACCCCTTTGCCGTAGCAGGTGTCAACATCACATTCATGCTTATTCAGATGCTTGACTTTGAAGCAG TAAAGCCCAGAACACTTGTGGGAGCAACCTTCTTAAAGTTGCTTACAG AGAACGAATCAGCTTTCGACCTTCTGTATTGTATAACGTTCAAGCTAATGGATCATATATGGCTCGACATGCATGCTTCTTACATGGATTTTAAT ACTGTGATGAAAGCTACTCGCCATCAGCTGGAGAGGGAGCTTCTCCAGGAAGACATTGTACGCCTTGAGGACCTGCCCTCTTATAGCCTTCTTAGTCGGTAA